Genomic DNA from Noviherbaspirillum saxi:
GAAGATTATTCCTGAACGTCAGTCAGGCTGGATACTTGCGGCTTTGATTACTTTGGTCCATTTCGCAGTCTCCTGCCGTACAAATGTACCGAATTCCGGCGCGCTGCCAGGGGTTATCGTCGCGCCCAACTCACTCATTCGCTTTTCCACAGCGGCATCTGCAAGGGCCTGACGCAATGCTCCGTTAAGCTTGGCAACAATGTCAGGTGAAGTTCCCTTTGGTGCGACCAATCCCCACCATACTGTAGCGGAGCTGCCAGGCAGTCCCAGCGAGTTCACCGTCGGGACTGAAGGCAACAATGGCGTGGGTCGTGTATCCATGACCGCAAGTGCACGCAGTTTTCCACTCTGGATATGTGATATCACTTCCAGCGGATTAATCGACATGAAGGAAATGCGATCACCCAGAAGATCGGTAATTGCCGGGGCGCCACCTTTGTAGGGAACATGCAATGCATCGAAACCGGCCTCTTCTTTCAACAGTTCACTCGCCAGATGACCGGAGCTGCCATTGCCGGCAGATCCATATGTCAGCTTGTCTGGATTGGTCTTGCCAAACGCAACGAGATCGCGCAATGTTTTAAACGGTGAAGCCTGAGGCACGACAACAACTAAGGGAGCATATCCGATGCCACCGACCGGAATGAGATCCTTCTCCGGATCGAAACTCATATTTTTGTAAAGGGCGCCGTTGCTTGCCAAGGTATTAGAAGCGGTCAAAAAGGTATAACCATCCGGCTCGGACTTTGCTGCAGCGCCCATCCCGATATTGGTTCCCGCGCCCGGACGATTGTCCACGATCACGACCTGTTTAAGAAGCTCGCCCATCTTTTGACCCACGAGGCGAGTCACGATATCAACCCCGCCGCCGGGAGCATAGGGAACGATGATGCGAACCGGTTTATTGGGATACGCGTCTTGCGCTTGTGCTGCCGATGCCGCAGATGCTGCAAGCAATACGGCAACGCTAATGTTTTTGCAAAATGCGGATAGCGACCAAACGGCGTTTGCCATGGCTGTCTCCTATAAGATTCGAAGTGGAAGGTAGGGAATGAATGCGTCAGCGATACTATGGAATATCGGTTGGCGATCTGAAAAGCCGCCATACCAGGAAGGTACGTGGCCCCATTTTTGTTGCCTTGCTTTGTCGATCGCGATGGCAGCGGCATGATCGATTGGGGCGCAGTAAGGGCGCAATAGGTTCGCATTGCGCCCCGCTTCGATTAAAACGTATGCCGTACGCCCATACCAATTGTGCCGGTCGAACCAAAGCCGGTCTGCCGGTCACGAGAATAGACGGCATAGACATCCGTACGTTTGGACAAGAAATAGTCGTAACCGACCGATCCGGTATGGCGCTCATTATCCGGAACGCCGGCGCGAGTACGCTTGGTATGTGCCCACTCAGCCAGCAGAGCACCGCTTTTGCTTACGGGTATGCGTACTCCGACGTCGTAGGTGCGCGTATCGTTGGTGGTCCCGCTGGCGTCGGTCTTGACAACGGACCCATACAGCTTGACGACTTTAAAGTCATACGTCGCGCCCAACAGGTACGCGTCTTGTTGGGTAAGCGGTGCAGTCACCGGAGTACGGAATCGCTGTGCAGAGAAAGCCGCACCGAAGTTGCCGTTCACATAATTGGCATGCAGGCCGATATTTGCAGTTCCCGGACCTCCGGCAACCTCGCCCAGGCCGTACATCACGCTACCGCCGAGACCGGCTATACGAGGCATCGTGTACTGGATCGTATTGTTCCAGACCGTATCGCCCACCAAGGCGCCGTTGTAGGTCCCGATGAACGACTGCAACACTAAAGGGGAAAACACGACCGAGACGCCGAATGGGCTCAACGTACCCATGTTGACGTAGGTCGGGTTGGTCTGGCGGCCAAACGTCAGTTTACCGAATCCGCCTTCAAATCCGACATAGGCATTTCGAGAAAACAAGGGGTCCGTCGCGTTTCGTCCCATGCCACCGGTATCGGTCTGGAAGAAGCTCTCCAGTGCGAAGATCGCCTTGTATCCGCTGCCCAGGGCTTCGGTACCTCGTACTCCCCAGTACGAGGTAGTAAGCCCGCCATGGCCAAGTTGCGTCACGGCTGCCGGTCCGCCGCTGCGCTCCGATTTCGCGACGTAGGCACCGACGAGCCCGTATAGTTGAACCTGCGTTGTCTCCTGTCCGAAAGCAGTCAGCGCTGCGCCCGCAGCGATGAAGCCGACTCCCAGCTTCATCATTTTATTGTGTCTCTTTTTCATTGTTATGGATTTCGAATTAAAGGGTGAAATAAGTCACTTGGCCAGGCGATCGCGCTTACTGCTTTTCGATTTTTGCTTTTTCGATCACGACGCCCCACTTGGCAATATCGGAAGCAAGCAGGTTCTTGGTCGAATCCGGTGTGCCGCCCTGCGCGACTACGCCGAGTTCCAGCAGGCGTCTCTTGACGTCCGGGTCCGCTACTGCGAGATTGATTTCCTTGTTCAGACGATCGATGATGACTTTGGGCGTCTTGGCGGGCGCGGCAAGTCCGTTCCATGAGGTCGCCTGGTAGTTCGGCAAACCGCTTTCCGCGACGGTCGGAACGTTAGGCAGGCCGGCAAAGCGCTTCGTGGACGTCACCCCGATCACGTTCAGGTTACCCGCCTTGATTTGGGGAAGCGTCGGACCGAGGATTTCGACGGCCACATCGATTTCACCCGTCGTGACCGCGGTGATGACTTCCGGCGTTCCCTTGTACGGCGCGATCAAAGCGTCGATACCTGCCATTGATACAAACATTTCGGCGGCCAGGTTCTGCGTGCTGCCGCGATTGATCGTTCCGATATTGAGCTTGCCTGGATTGCTCTTGGCGTAGCTGATCAAATCCGCCGCCGTTTTGATCGGCAGCTTTTTGTTAACGATCATCGCCAGATCGAAATATCCCAGCGTGGATATCGGCGCAAAGTCTTTCAGCGTATCGTAGGGCAACCTCTTGAACAAACCCGCACTGATAGCTGTGCCGTTACTGATCAGCAGCAGCGTATAACCGTCGGGATTCGCCTTGGCGACGGTATCGGCCGCAACGATGCCGCCCGCGCCGGGCCGGTTTTCCACGATGATGGGCTGCTTCATCGAATCGGACATTTTCTGTGCGACCACACGCACGGTGAGGTCGGCGATGCCGCCTGCACCGAAGGGCACAACAATTTTCACCAGCTTGCCGGGATACTCCTGGGCCAAAGCCGATGTGGAGAGTACGAGCGCCAGAGCGGCAACGCAGCACTTACTATTCTTGAATATTTGTCGGATCATGAAAGCACCTTGGTAAGGGAATAGATTGCCGTGCTTCTGGCAGCCCATATCGTGAATGGAAGTGGTCTATGGAAGCTGCTCTAGATAGCACTGCCTTGCTTCACTGTGCGGCGATTATCAGCCAGCCCTTATTCATAAACAATGCGATATATGCGCTAGCTGCTATAACAGATTGTTATAGCAGCGGCTTCGGACGGCATTGGCTACATTGGCTAACGAGGGGGAATCCGTCGCGGAACGTACGGTTCCAAACGCGCTCTTTCTTTACGTCTTGCGAAGGACCTCGTTGGCGACGCTCTCCAGCAATTGCATCATTGCCTGCTGCGTGCCTGTTGCAGGGCGATGGGAATTGATAGCAATAAAAAGCTTGGACCGCAGCCCCGGCTCGACGATGGGACGCGTCGCGTAACGCTCCGGATGTGCCGCCGTAGTGACTGCATTGCCCGACAGGATGGCCTTGCCCATGCCATCGGCGACAAGATCGAGAATCGCCCCAACGCCATCGACTTCCATCGCAATTTTCGGTTGCACGCCAATATTGATGAGCTCCGTTTCCACGTGCATGCGTATGGCATTCGGCCGGCTCGGAATAATCAATGAATGTTTGCCGATGTCCTTGAGCTTGACCGGTTTCCCGCTGTCCGCATCGCTGAGACGCTGCACTAACAGGAGTTCTTCCTCGACCAGCGGCAGCAGGTCGATGTCCGGGGACGGCGATGCGTTATAGAGAAGCGCAATATCGAGCCGGCCGGATAACAGCGACTCCAGCATGGTCTTCGACAAACCTTCACTAATTGACAACGTGGCCTCAGGCATTAAGCGCTTGAATTCTCGCGTGATCGGCACCGTCAGTATCTTGGACAAGGTCGGCGGAAGGCCGATCGCGACACGTCCCGCCAACGAGCCCTGCACCAGCGACAATTCTTCGCGCAGGCGGTCCATCTGGTGCAGTACGCCGCGACTGTGCTCCAACAAGACCTTCCCTGCCTCGGTCAGTGTGATGCCCCGTCCATTGCGCACCAGAAGCGTCTGCCTTACCTCAACCTCCA
This window encodes:
- a CDS encoding tripartite tricarboxylate transporter substrate binding protein produces the protein MANAVWSLSAFCKNISVAVLLAASAASAAQAQDAYPNKPVRIIVPYAPGGGVDIVTRLVGQKMGELLKQVVIVDNRPGAGTNIGMGAAAKSEPDGYTFLTASNTLASNGALYKNMSFDPEKDLIPVGGIGYAPLVVVVPQASPFKTLRDLVAFGKTNPDKLTYGSAGNGSSGHLASELLKEEAGFDALHVPYKGGAPAITDLLGDRISFMSINPLEVISHIQSGKLRALAVMDTRPTPLLPSVPTVNSLGLPGSSATVWWGLVAPKGTSPDIVAKLNGALRQALADAAVEKRMSELGATITPGSAPEFGTFVRQETAKWTKVIKAASIQPD
- a CDS encoding porin gives rise to the protein MMKLGVGFIAAGAALTAFGQETTQVQLYGLVGAYVAKSERSGGPAAVTQLGHGGLTTSYWGVRGTEALGSGYKAIFALESFFQTDTGGMGRNATDPLFSRNAYVGFEGGFGKLTFGRQTNPTYVNMGTLSPFGVSVVFSPLVLQSFIGTYNGALVGDTVWNNTIQYTMPRIAGLGGSVMYGLGEVAGGPGTANIGLHANYVNGNFGAAFSAQRFRTPVTAPLTQQDAYLLGATYDFKVVKLYGSVVKTDASGTTNDTRTYDVGVRIPVSKSGALLAEWAHTKRTRAGVPDNERHTGSVGYDYFLSKRTDVYAVYSRDRQTGFGSTGTIGMGVRHTF
- a CDS encoding Bug family tripartite tricarboxylate transporter substrate binding protein, whose translation is MIRQIFKNSKCCVAALALVLSTSALAQEYPGKLVKIVVPFGAGGIADLTVRVVAQKMSDSMKQPIIVENRPGAGGIVAADTVAKANPDGYTLLLISNGTAISAGLFKRLPYDTLKDFAPISTLGYFDLAMIVNKKLPIKTAADLISYAKSNPGKLNIGTINRGSTQNLAAEMFVSMAGIDALIAPYKGTPEVITAVTTGEIDVAVEILGPTLPQIKAGNLNVIGVTSTKRFAGLPNVPTVAESGLPNYQATSWNGLAAPAKTPKVIIDRLNKEINLAVADPDVKRRLLELGVVAQGGTPDSTKNLLASDIAKWGVVIEKAKIEKQ
- a CDS encoding LysR substrate-binding domain-containing protein, with product MDFKQLSYFVRVAELGSFTRASIALDIAQPALSRQVRLLEVEVRQTLLVRNGRGITLTEAGKVLLEHSRGVLHQMDRLREELSLVQGSLAGRVAIGLPPTLSKILTVPITREFKRLMPEATLSISEGLSKTMLESLLSGRLDIALLYNASPSPDIDLLPLVEEELLLVQRLSDADSGKPVKLKDIGKHSLIIPSRPNAIRMHVETELINIGVQPKIAMEVDGVGAILDLVADGMGKAILSGNAVTTAAHPERYATRPIVEPGLRSKLFIAINSHRPATGTQQAMMQLLESVANEVLRKT